One segment of Anaerohalosphaeraceae bacterium DNA contains the following:
- a CDS encoding agmatine deiminase family protein gives MQKSAAYGLIVCAALLWLRPRERNYTLLADTGGSIQKAVCSVNSARRALLANAQLTNHIINHLPAYTEVILAVNDPSAFRVAYDPFPGRVKFFTVPADTEMTIWPQDPFLVLCHPSGRKRLLLSAMFERADDLRVAQLLEEYLGWPVRRSRFIFEGGNIVSDEEFVYIGSDTIVLNAAQRNQSAARTVRQFENELGRRIWVVGPSPQPIGHLDMMLAPLGAKRIILADPNWGAKLAQQQLEQSAQEVSDFEERCRHMFLGDERTTVLYERQERKTEPPDTQGLTQEAIQHCRAIAPVLDRIAEEFVRKGFEVIRIPYLSVPRNTPSTESASEANETAPCIRYPEITYTNVLQETGPEGRRVYLPLYGWAGFDQTAAGVWEKAGFQVIGIDGFALSAMYGGSLRCCTKVLERSY, from the coding sequence ATGCAAAAGAGCGCGGCGTATGGATTGATTGTATGCGCTGCGCTGCTTTGGCTTCGGCCCAGAGAAAGAAACTATACACTTCTGGCCGATACCGGCGGCTCAATTCAAAAAGCAGTTTGCAGCGTCAACAGCGCGCGGCGCGCTCTGCTGGCTAATGCACAGCTGACTAATCATATCATCAATCACCTTCCGGCATACACGGAGGTGATTTTGGCGGTGAATGACCCGTCGGCTTTTCGGGTGGCGTATGACCCGTTCCCGGGGCGCGTGAAGTTTTTCACAGTTCCCGCCGACACAGAAATGACGATATGGCCGCAGGACCCCTTTTTGGTACTTTGTCATCCGTCCGGACGAAAAAGACTGCTCCTGTCGGCGATGTTCGAACGAGCAGACGACCTTCGGGTTGCACAATTGCTGGAGGAATATCTCGGCTGGCCCGTCCGCCGGAGCCGCTTTATCTTTGAAGGGGGAAACATCGTTTCGGATGAAGAGTTCGTCTATATCGGCAGCGATACAATTGTGCTGAACGCCGCACAACGCAATCAAAGTGCCGCTCGGACGGTTCGGCAATTTGAGAACGAGCTCGGTCGGCGGATTTGGGTGGTCGGTCCCAGCCCGCAGCCGATTGGACATCTGGATATGATGCTGGCTCCGCTGGGAGCAAAACGGATCATCCTGGCGGACCCCAACTGGGGAGCAAAACTGGCGCAGCAGCAGCTGGAGCAATCTGCTCAGGAAGTATCGGACTTCGAAGAACGGTGCAGACATATGTTTTTGGGGGATGAACGTACCACAGTTTTGTATGAGCGGCAGGAACGGAAGACAGAGCCGCCTGACACCCAAGGGCTCACTCAGGAAGCTATTCAGCACTGTAGGGCAATTGCCCCTGTGCTGGACCGAATTGCCGAGGAGTTTGTCCGCAAGGGGTTTGAAGTCATCCGAATCCCTTACTTGTCTGTTCCCCGCAACACCCCCTCTACCGAGTCAGCATCAGAAGCAAATGAAACAGCCCCCTGTATTCGCTATCCGGAAATCACCTACACCAATGTCCTTCAGGAAACAGGGCCGGAAGGCCGCCGGGTTTACCTGCCTTTGTACGGGTGGGCTGGTTTCGACCAAACCGCCGCCGGCGTTTGGGAAAAGGCGGGCTTCCAAGTCATTGGAATTGACGGCTTTGCCCTCAGTGCCATGTACGGCGGTTCCCTTCGGTGCTGCACAAAAGTGCTCGAACGTTCGTATTGA
- a CDS encoding TIGR00730 family Rossman fold protein, whose translation MTEYSKLPAEEPWRIFRIMAEFVEGFEELANIGPAVSIFGSAREERGSRFYNMAEETAYLIGKAGFAVITGGGGGIMEAANKGARRAGVKSIGLNIELPHEQIPNQYQNLSLHFRYFFCRKVMFLKYAHGFVVMPGGFGTMDEYFEALVLIQTLKQAYFPVICMGSEFWGGLVEWLTEVMQKKHHFIDPEDLKVFTICDDPQKAADIIRDFHLSNGRGGIKQPPGIRKWTDGQ comes from the coding sequence ATGACAGAATACAGTAAATTGCCTGCCGAAGAGCCGTGGCGAATCTTTCGGATTATGGCCGAGTTCGTCGAAGGATTCGAGGAGCTGGCCAATATCGGACCTGCGGTATCTATTTTTGGTTCCGCCCGTGAGGAACGGGGAAGCCGCTTCTACAACATGGCTGAAGAAACCGCTTATTTAATCGGCAAGGCGGGATTTGCCGTCATTACGGGCGGAGGCGGCGGGATTATGGAGGCGGCCAACAAAGGAGCCCGGCGGGCGGGGGTAAAAAGCATCGGGCTGAATATCGAACTGCCGCACGAGCAGATTCCCAACCAATATCAGAATCTGTCGCTGCACTTCCGCTATTTCTTCTGCCGCAAAGTGATGTTCCTCAAATATGCACACGGATTTGTGGTGATGCCGGGCGGATTCGGCACAATGGATGAATATTTTGAGGCCCTCGTGCTGATTCAGACGCTCAAACAGGCCTATTTTCCGGTGATTTGCATGGGCAGTGAGTTCTGGGGCGGTCTGGTGGAGTGGCTGACGGAAGTCATGCAGAAAAAGCACCACTTTATTGACCCGGAAGACCTGAAGGTTTTTACGATCTGCGACGACCCGCAGAAAGCAGCGGATATTATTCGCGACTTTCACTTGTCCAACGGCCGCGGAGGCATTAAACAGCCGCCGGGAATCCGCAAATGGACAGACGGGCAGTAA
- a CDS encoding TIGR03960 family B12-binding radical SAM protein has protein sequence MIERPIQSVKEQVSRRLLPFVRKPARYIGGEINQICKDPASVEVRVGLCFPDIYEIAMSHTGLAILYEVINRLPWASAERIFAPWLDAEERMRNEHIPLFSLESRLTADSFDIIGFSLTNELCYTNLLNLLDLAGLAVRSEHRRPQDPLVIAGGQAANCAEPIAPFVDLFVLGQGEEAVVQLLELYRKSRQQGVSKSEFLLQAARILPFVYVPSLYEWEYDDRRLSVLRAAHPDIPLRIHDAALDDFENAPVPEAPIVPFVQTVHDRITLEIMRGCPGRCRFCQASFCRRPVRYRSVGRIVELARKQYWNTGHDTIGLLSLSTGEYPWLEELVERLTAYFGPLRVGISIPSLRVQQQLRLLPKLMTSVRKSGLTIAVEAASEHLRQVINKPISDADLFAGVQAAYEAGFQSVKLYFMVGFPGETEADILQIVDLCNAVAQLRRQVAGRPASVTASVSWLVPKPHTPFQWLGQKPIDYFQQARRLLLERKQQLRAGTVQIKYHTIERSILEAAMGRGGRRLADVIETAWRQGAKFDLWDETFDFQRWQNAFAAHGLDVHQEAQRSFQPGQLLPWAHLGGPEESYLLKHYRQALQV, from the coding sequence CCGGCTTCCGTCGAGGTCCGAGTGGGCCTGTGTTTTCCCGATATTTATGAAATTGCCATGAGCCACACCGGTTTGGCGATTTTGTACGAGGTCATCAATCGGCTGCCGTGGGCTTCGGCGGAGCGCATTTTTGCCCCCTGGCTGGATGCCGAAGAGCGGATGCGAAACGAGCATATCCCGCTGTTTTCTCTCGAATCCCGACTGACTGCCGACAGTTTCGATATAATCGGGTTCAGTCTGACCAACGAGCTGTGTTATACCAATCTGCTCAATCTGCTGGATTTGGCGGGGCTGGCGGTTCGTTCGGAACACCGCCGCCCACAAGATCCGCTCGTCATTGCGGGCGGTCAGGCCGCTAACTGCGCTGAGCCGATCGCTCCCTTCGTCGATTTGTTTGTGCTCGGCCAGGGCGAAGAGGCCGTGGTTCAATTGCTGGAATTGTATCGGAAAAGCAGACAGCAGGGGGTTTCCAAAAGCGAGTTTCTCCTGCAGGCGGCCCGCATCCTGCCGTTTGTCTATGTCCCTTCTCTGTATGAGTGGGAGTACGATGATAGGCGTCTTTCTGTGCTGCGGGCTGCACATCCGGACATTCCCCTGCGCATTCACGATGCCGCCCTCGATGATTTTGAAAACGCCCCGGTACCGGAAGCCCCCATTGTGCCGTTTGTGCAGACCGTTCATGACCGAATCACGCTGGAGATTATGCGGGGCTGTCCGGGCCGGTGCCGGTTTTGTCAGGCGAGTTTCTGCCGGCGTCCTGTGCGGTATCGTTCCGTCGGACGGATTGTCGAACTGGCCCGAAAGCAGTACTGGAACACCGGCCACGACACCATCGGGCTTTTGAGTTTGTCCACCGGTGAGTACCCCTGGCTCGAGGAGCTTGTCGAGCGGCTGACGGCGTATTTTGGCCCGCTTCGCGTGGGCATTTCGATTCCCAGTCTGCGGGTTCAGCAGCAGCTGCGGCTTCTGCCCAAACTGATGACGTCCGTTCGCAAAAGCGGCCTGACCATTGCCGTCGAAGCCGCCTCTGAGCACTTGCGGCAGGTCATCAACAAGCCCATTTCGGATGCCGACCTTTTTGCCGGTGTTCAGGCCGCTTATGAGGCGGGCTTCCAGAGTGTCAAACTTTACTTTATGGTCGGTTTTCCCGGCGAAACCGAGGCCGATATCCTTCAAATTGTGGATTTATGCAATGCCGTGGCTCAGCTCCGCCGACAGGTTGCCGGCCGGCCTGCCTCCGTGACCGCCTCGGTCAGCTGGCTGGTTCCCAAACCTCACACGCCGTTTCAGTGGCTCGGGCAGAAGCCGATTGACTATTTTCAGCAGGCCCGCCGTCTGCTGCTGGAGCGCAAACAGCAGCTGCGGGCCGGCACTGTTCAAATCAAATATCACACCATCGAACGAAGCATCCTCGAGGCGGCGATGGGGCGCGGCGGCCGGCGATTGGCCGATGTTATCGAGACCGCCTGGCGGCAGGGGGCCAAGTTTGACCTGTGGGATGAAACGTTTGATTTCCAGCGCTGGCAGAATGCCTTCGCTGCACACGGTCTGGATGTTCATCAGGAGGCCCAGCGTTCTTTTCAGCCCGGACAGCTGCTGCCCTGGGCCCATCTGGGCGGCCCGGAAGAATCCTACCTGCTCAAACACTACCGCCAGGCCCTTCAGGTTTGA